From a single Rutidosis leptorrhynchoides isolate AG116_Rl617_1_P2 chromosome 5, CSIRO_AGI_Rlap_v1, whole genome shotgun sequence genomic region:
- the LOC139850518 gene encoding uncharacterized protein: protein MAIDLYSENSNTGNNITMSPRISFSHDLSNTDTVPVEQFLRSISSSSSTVDFNFCVQQNLDHHHADELFSNGKMIPIQIKEQPPPQPSLPTQSSPKEQHNMSKSFWGFKRSSSCGNGYARSLCPIPLMSRSNSTGSSTSTTNSKRSSKEGFTQKHHNYQKPPLRKANYGYGNGNSNSNNNTVRVNPVLNLGFGSLFSIGKKK, encoded by the coding sequence ATGGCCATCGACCTCTACTCTGAAAATTCCAACACCGGAAACAACATAACAATGTCTCCTCGTATTTCATTCTCACATGATCTTTCGAATACCGACACCGTTCCAGTCGAACAATTTCTTCGAtcaatctcatcatcatcatcaaccgtTGATTTTAATTTTTGTGTACAACAAAATCTTGATCACCATCATGCGGATGAGTTGTTTTCAAATGGAAAAATGATTCCAATTCAAATCAAAgaacaaccaccaccacaaccatcatTACCAACACAATCATCACCAAAAGAACAACATAATATGTCGAAATCATTTTGGGGATTCAAAAGAAGCAGCAGTTGTGGTAATGGATATGCAAGAAGTTTGTGTCCAATTCCATTAATGTCTAGGAGTAATTCAACCGGATCATCAACAAGTACGACGAACTCAAAGCGATCATCCAAAGAAGGTTTTACTCAAAAACATCATAATTATCAAAAGCCTCCTTTGAGGAAAGCGAATTATGGTTATGGTAacggtaatagtaatagtaataataatacagttCGTGTTAACCCGGTTTTGAATTTGGGTTTTGGGTCATTATTCTCTATTGGCAAGAAGAAATAA